A region of Pasteurellaceae bacterium Orientalotternb1 DNA encodes the following proteins:
- a CDS encoding transposase → MSYTRLLYHVIFRTKHGVPAITEKYETDLYRCIWKFTQEHNCILHRVNGMPDHIHLFVDIHQSIAVAEFVRKLKKSTHLFLENNSDKFPQFNMWSVGYCALTYSEHEKEKIINYIKNQKEHHKNLNFSDEIKQLFIENNIQINETFFDRNV, encoded by the coding sequence ATGAGTTACACCCGTTTGCTTTATCATGTTATTTTTCGTACAAAACATGGTGTGCCTGCGATTACAGAAAAATATGAGACTGATCTATACCGCTGTATTTGGAAATTTACTCAAGAACATAATTGTATTTTACATCGGGTCAATGGAATGCCAGATCATATTCATCTTTTTGTCGATATTCATCAAAGTATTGCCGTGGCAGAGTTTGTTAGAAAATTAAAGAAAAGCACGCATTTATTTCTAGAGAATAATTCTGATAAATTCCCCCAATTTAATATGTGGTCTGTTGGTTACTGTGCATTAACTTATAGTGAGCACGAAAAAGAGAAGATTATTAATTATATAAAGAATCAAAAAGAGCATCATAAAAACCTGAATTTTTCTGATGAAATAAAGCAGTTATTTATCGAAAATAATATTCAAATTAATGAAACTTTCTTTGATAGAAATGTATAA
- a CDS encoding 1-(5-phosphoribosyl)-5-[(5-phosphoribosylamino)methylideneamino]imidazole-4-carboxamide isomerase yields MKTSQIIPALDLIDGQVVRLHQGDYGQKTGYDCDPIAQFQRYAEQGAKQLHLVDLTGAKDPTKRQTELIRQIVQATDCLVQVGGGVRTEKDVADLLSVGVNRVVIGSTAIRQPELVKSWFAKYGADKFVLALDIRIIDGKKWIAVSGWQETSAVTLEHVLNDFQTVGLQHVLCTDISKDGTLQGSNVALYQEICAAFPDIAFQSSGGIGSLADIVALKGFGVAGVIVGRALLEGKFNVKEAIECWQNG; encoded by the coding sequence ATGAAAACATCACAAATTATCCCCGCCCTAGACCTGATAGATGGTCAAGTTGTGCGGTTACATCAAGGCGATTATGGGCAGAAAACGGGCTATGATTGTGACCCGATCGCCCAATTTCAACGCTATGCAGAGCAAGGGGCGAAGCAGTTGCATTTGGTAGATTTAACTGGGGCGAAAGATCCCACTAAACGCCAAACGGAGTTGATTAGACAAATTGTGCAGGCAACGGATTGCCTTGTACAAGTTGGCGGTGGAGTTCGTACGGAAAAAGATGTCGCAGATTTGCTCTCTGTTGGAGTAAATCGAGTGGTCATTGGCTCAACGGCAATTCGTCAGCCCGAATTAGTGAAATCGTGGTTTGCAAAATATGGTGCAGATAAATTTGTGTTGGCGTTGGATATTCGGATTATTGACGGTAAGAAGTGGATTGCAGTCAGTGGTTGGCAAGAAACAAGTGCGGTGACCTTAGAACACGTGTTAAATGATTTTCAAACCGTTGGTTTACAACACGTTTTATGTACCGATATTTCTAAAGACGGCACATTGCAAGGCTCAAATGTGGCGTTATACCAAGAAATTTGTGCTGCATTTCCTGATATTGCTTTTCAATCATCAGGCGGCATCGGCTCTTTGGCAGATATTGTTGCGTTGAAAGGCTTTGGTGTGGCAGGCGTGATCGTTGGACGTGCGTTATTAGAAGGCAAATTTAACGTGAAGGAGGCAATTGAATGTTGGCAAAACGGATAA
- a CDS encoding imidazole glycerol phosphate synthase subunit HisF yields MLAKRIIPCLDVRDGQVVKGVQFRNHEIIGDIVPLAERYAREGADELVFYDITASSDGRTLDKSWVERVAKVIDIPFCVAGGIKSVEDAEKLFAFGADKISINSPALADPDLINRLADRFGVQAIVVGIDSWFEKETGKYWVNQYTGDESRTRQTNWQLLDWVKEVQQRGAGEIVLNMMNQDGVRQGYDIAQLKLVREVCHVPLIASGGAGEMVHFRDAFIKANVDGALAASVFHKQIIEIGELKDYLKKESIEVRK; encoded by the coding sequence ATGTTGGCAAAACGGATAATTCCTTGCTTGGACGTGCGTGATGGGCAGGTGGTGAAAGGCGTGCAATTCCGTAACCACGAAATCATCGGTGATATTGTGCCACTGGCAGAGCGTTATGCAAGAGAAGGAGCGGACGAGTTAGTATTTTATGATATTACCGCATCGTCAGACGGCAGAACCCTTGACAAAAGCTGGGTAGAGCGAGTGGCAAAAGTGATCGATATTCCGTTTTGTGTCGCTGGCGGCATCAAAAGTGTGGAAGATGCGGAAAAACTCTTTGCTTTTGGTGCCGATAAAATTTCGATTAACTCTCCTGCACTCGCCGATCCTGATTTAATCAATCGTTTGGCGGATCGCTTCGGTGTGCAAGCCATTGTGGTTGGAATTGATAGCTGGTTTGAGAAAGAGACGGGAAAATATTGGGTCAATCAATATACAGGTGATGAAAGCCGCACCCGCCAAACAAATTGGCAGTTGCTTGATTGGGTCAAAGAAGTGCAGCAACGTGGGGCTGGGGAAATCGTGCTGAATATGATGAACCAAGACGGTGTACGACAAGGCTACGATATTGCTCAATTAAAATTGGTACGAGAAGTCTGCCACGTTCCGCTCATTGCCTCTGGTGGTGCGGGAGAAATGGTGCATTTTCGTGATGCTTTTATTAAAGCAAATGTTGATGGAGCCTTAGCGGCAAGTGTGTTCCATAAACAGATTATTGAGATTGGGGAATTGAAGGATTATCTCAAGAAGGAAAGTATTGAGGTTAGAAAATAA
- a CDS encoding adenylosuccinate synthetase, protein MWEGILLDVLKQIKPLLSIFLGAVCFVFILKLFTIFLRKRRRYKYSRSTTNVIYKPNNLDILSKADFTKSPLLNKSEALLCSELSHFLESKHQQQSFKLFSQVSMGEFIQSKNVMAFNLINRKRVDFLIVDQQYNPVVVIEYQGSGHYQNNAVERDAIKKECCRKANIEYIEFKQNHDELDFQRVSKILNETYQI, encoded by the coding sequence ATGTGGGAAGGAATATTGTTAGACGTATTAAAACAAATTAAACCACTATTATCTATTTTTCTAGGAGCAGTCTGTTTTGTTTTTATATTAAAACTTTTTACAATTTTTCTGAGAAAAAGACGGAGATACAAATATAGCCGATCTACTACGAATGTAATTTATAAACCGAATAATTTAGATATTTTATCAAAAGCTGACTTTACTAAGTCCCCTTTGCTGAATAAAAGTGAGGCGTTATTATGTTCTGAATTATCCCATTTCCTTGAGTCAAAACACCAACAACAGAGTTTTAAATTATTCTCTCAAGTTTCTATGGGGGAGTTTATTCAATCAAAAAATGTTATGGCATTTAATTTGATTAATCGTAAGAGAGTGGATTTTCTAATTGTAGATCAACAATATAATCCCGTTGTTGTTATTGAATATCAAGGTAGTGGACATTATCAAAATAATGCCGTTGAACGTGATGCAATAAAGAAAGAATGTTGTAGAAAAGCCAACATTGAGTATATTGAATTTAAACAAAATCATGATGAATTAGATTTTCAACGAGTTTCTAAAATTTTGAACGAGACATATCAAATATGA
- a CDS encoding bifunctional phosphoribosyl-AMP cyclohydrolase/phosphoribosyl-ATP diphosphatase (catalyzes the formation of 1-(5-phosphoribosyl)-AMP from 1-(5-phosphoribosyl)-ATP and the subsequent formation of 1-(5-phosphoribosyl)-5-((5-phosphoribosylamino)methylideneamino)imidazole-4-carboxamide from 1-(5-phosphoribosyl)-AMP in histidine biosynthesis), whose amino-acid sequence MLNQLQINWQKVDNLLPVIIQNATTCEVLMLGYMNQEALQKTLSEKRVTFFSRTKNRLWTKGETSGNFLNVVDMSLDCDNDTLLILVNPIGETCHTGAESCFYQFEQKEQLDWIFFSKLERLIASRKNADPESSYTAQLYAKGTKRIAQKVGEEGVETALAATVKDRNETICEAADLAYHLTVLLQDADLSWADVISKLKARHQ is encoded by the coding sequence ATGTTAAACCAACTCCAAATCAACTGGCAAAAAGTCGATAACCTGCTTCCTGTGATTATCCAAAATGCAACCACTTGCGAAGTGTTAATGCTTGGCTATATGAATCAGGAAGCCTTACAGAAAACCCTATCTGAAAAGCGAGTGACCTTTTTTTCTCGCACCAAAAATCGTTTATGGACGAAAGGTGAAACGTCGGGCAATTTTCTGAATGTTGTCGATATGAGCTTAGATTGTGATAACGACACCTTGCTAATTTTAGTGAATCCTATCGGCGAGACTTGCCATACAGGGGCGGAAAGCTGCTTTTACCAATTTGAGCAAAAAGAACAGCTCGACTGGATTTTCTTTAGCAAATTAGAACGTTTGATCGCTAGCCGTAAAAATGCGGATCCTGAAAGCTCTTATACCGCCCAACTTTACGCAAAAGGCACTAAACGTATTGCTCAAAAAGTGGGGGAAGAAGGGGTAGAAACTGCTTTAGCTGCCACAGTGAAAGATCGTAATGAAACCATTTGTGAAGCGGCTGATTTGGCATATCATCTCACCGTATTATTGCAAGATGCTGACTTGTCTTGGGCGGATGTCATCAGCAAATTAAAAGCACGTCATCAATAA
- a CDS encoding glycosyl transferase, translating to MATVKYESLITLSNGLCRLLGNIIKISSYAFHAVFPKKRFTIPEFSPAKLPSNRQDRITKTIWQTNYSNQVTLPVYCNYLFNRLLSLSYDYRYVSTEERESYIKANADERTFAAYSLLTDGAAQADFWRIFTLYKEGGVYMDIDGHLVWALSSIIKENDSEVVITRRDKYTNFFLASEKGNPFLKETLDIIIDNIEQRRIDGGVFCLTGPITLNQALEGKTVNSRRDKLTCAQGTFTNEYFQYMDKKRGKWNHKKNEELLK from the coding sequence ATGGCTACAGTAAAATACGAATCTTTAATCACCCTTTCCAACGGACTTTGCCGTTTACTTGGTAACATCATTAAAATTTCGAGTTACGCATTTCATGCGGTTTTCCCCAAAAAACGTTTTACTATTCCTGAATTTAGCCCCGCTAAATTGCCTTCCAACCGTCAAGATCGTATTACCAAAACCATTTGGCAAACCAATTACAGCAACCAAGTTACGCTACCTGTGTATTGCAACTACTTGTTTAACCGCTTGCTTTCATTAAGTTACGATTATCGTTATGTCAGTACGGAAGAGAGAGAAAGTTACATCAAAGCCAATGCGGATGAACGCACTTTTGCCGCTTACAGTCTGCTAACAGACGGTGCGGCCCAAGCGGATTTTTGGCGAATTTTCACACTATACAAAGAAGGTGGCGTGTATATGGATATTGATGGGCACCTTGTTTGGGCGTTGTCATCTATCATCAAAGAAAATGATAGTGAAGTAGTGATCACTCGCCGTGATAAATACACCAATTTCTTCCTTGCCAGTGAGAAAGGTAACCCCTTTTTGAAAGAGACCTTGGATATTATTATTGATAATATTGAGCAACGCCGTATTGACGGCGGTGTATTTTGTCTAACAGGACCGATTACGCTTAATCAAGCCCTAGAAGGCAAAACAGTGAATAGCCGTCGAGATAAACTCACTTGTGCACAGGGCACATTTACCAATGAATATTTCCAATATATGGATAAAAAACGAGGCAAGTGGAACCACAAGAAAAATGAAGAATTATTGAAGTAA
- a CDS encoding cytochrome c nitrite reductase subunit NrfD: MNDYVPFQTPNLVWDSTIAIYLFLLGVASGSTLLAVLYRRCRKLANPSESWIIRSTAVLAPSTVIIGLLLLIFHLTKPWTFWYLMFNYQFDSIMSMGVLLFQVYMAVIFLWIAIIFREWIERLINRFVPALKFVVKLIKTAEKFINPIEIFLLVLAVLLGVYTGFLLSDLISYPMLNTLWLPALFLASGTSSGIAALIVAVLLVGKQSTHSDEIHFLHKWERPTVVFEILMLIGFFSSLYFGGGQRTVSVENALSGFWGNVFWAGVVGLGILFPLISNLLVSEKFKHHKGFMLLLAFAALTGVLCLRYFILYAGQMTIY; encoded by the coding sequence ATGAACGACTATGTTCCATTCCAAACCCCGAATTTAGTTTGGGATTCCACCATTGCGATCTACCTGTTTTTGCTCGGAGTCGCATCGGGTTCAACACTTTTGGCGGTACTTTATCGACGCTGCCGTAAATTAGCGAACCCAAGCGAGAGTTGGATTATCCGCAGTACGGCAGTGCTTGCACCAAGTACAGTGATAATTGGCTTGCTGTTGTTAATTTTCCACTTAACTAAGCCTTGGACGTTCTGGTATTTGATGTTCAACTATCAGTTCGACTCGATTATGTCGATGGGGGTTCTCCTGTTCCAAGTCTATATGGCAGTAATCTTCTTATGGATTGCGATCATTTTCAGAGAGTGGATTGAAAGGCTTATCAACCGCTTTGTGCCAGCCCTAAAATTTGTAGTAAAGCTAATTAAAACTGCAGAAAAATTCATCAATCCAATTGAAATTTTCCTGCTTGTATTGGCGGTTTTACTCGGGGTTTATACAGGGTTCCTGTTATCCGATTTAATCAGTTACCCAATGCTCAACACCTTGTGGTTGCCTGCGTTGTTCCTAGCATCGGGTACATCATCAGGGATTGCAGCATTAATTGTGGCGGTGTTATTAGTTGGAAAACAATCCACTCATTCAGATGAAATTCATTTCTTACACAAATGGGAACGTCCAACGGTTGTGTTTGAAATATTGATGTTGATCGGTTTCTTCTCAAGCCTTTATTTCGGCGGTGGGCAGAGAACCGTATCCGTTGAAAATGCCTTATCAGGCTTCTGGGGAAATGTATTTTGGGCTGGCGTTGTGGGCTTAGGGATTCTCTTCCCACTCATCAGCAATCTACTTGTCTCTGAAAAATTCAAACATCACAAAGGTTTTATGTTGTTACTCGCCTTTGCAGCTCTCACTGGCGTACTTTGCTTGCGTTATTTCATTCTTTACGCAGGACAGATGACGATTTACTAA
- a CDS encoding cytochrome c nitrite reductase Fe-S protein yields MSCSRRDFVSGASALAVVASSGFATSSISLATESEKKTIRYAMVHDEKACIGCTACMDACRETNKVPEGVSRLEILRSQPYGEFPNVQYEFFRQSCQHCSNAPCVQVCPTGASFVDKETGIVDVNPDLCVGCQYCIAVCPYRVRFIHPEKKSADKCNFCRDTNLAVGKEPACVEICPTKALTFGDLNDPNSAVSIKIRENETYRTKVPLGTEPNLYHIPFKAGEKK; encoded by the coding sequence ATGAGTTGCTCCCGCCGAGACTTCGTCTCTGGTGCAAGTGCCTTAGCCGTGGTAGCAAGCTCTGGGTTTGCTACCAGCTCAATCAGCCTTGCGACAGAGAGTGAAAAGAAAACCATTCGCTACGCCATGGTGCATGATGAAAAAGCCTGTATTGGTTGCACGGCTTGTATGGACGCTTGCCGTGAAACCAACAAGGTTCCCGAAGGTGTTTCTCGTCTAGAAATCCTGCGTAGCCAGCCTTATGGCGAATTTCCAAACGTTCAGTACGAATTTTTCCGTCAATCGTGCCAACACTGTTCCAACGCCCCTTGTGTGCAAGTTTGCCCAACTGGTGCGTCTTTTGTGGACAAAGAAACGGGGATTGTTGATGTCAATCCTGATTTGTGCGTTGGCTGCCAGTACTGTATCGCCGTGTGTCCGTACCGTGTGCGTTTTATCCACCCAGAGAAAAAATCCGCAGATAAATGTAACTTCTGTCGTGATACCAACTTAGCAGTAGGCAAGGAACCTGCTTGTGTGGAAATTTGCCCAACGAAAGCCTTAACCTTTGGCGATTTGAACGATCCAAACAGTGCGGTTTCAATCAAAATTCGCGAGAACGAAACCTATCGTACCAAAGTGCCACTCGGTACCGAACCGAACCTTTATCACATTCCATTTAAAGCAGGGGAGAAAAAATAA
- a CDS encoding cytochrome c nitrite reductase pentaheme subunit, which yields MKNIISKVGRFALLQAVTLAGFFAITSTAMAEMPPLPKSMWEETADDATMVKDARRDPNKYCVDCHGRFSKFEHKGKHFQKETISPNTGKPLTCVSCHGNISENHRKGVKDVMRFNAFGKAKNKELERSVAEQNQVCFACHTPDKLRASFWAHDTHAMKMTCTNCHQLHPETEPMKATEPKQRVKLCVDCHSRIHARTTKNIEEAKDKK from the coding sequence ATGAAAAATATCATCTCAAAAGTAGGGCGATTCGCCCTACTACAAGCGGTCACTTTAGCGGGATTTTTTGCAATTACATCAACCGCAATGGCGGAAATGCCGCCGTTGCCAAAATCAATGTGGGAAGAAACCGCTGATGATGCCACCATGGTAAAAGATGCTCGCCGTGATCCAAACAAATACTGCGTGGACTGCCACGGACGCTTCTCCAAATTTGAGCATAAAGGTAAGCACTTCCAAAAAGAGACCATCAGCCCCAATACGGGTAAACCGCTCACTTGTGTAAGCTGCCACGGCAATATTTCTGAAAATCACCGCAAAGGTGTGAAAGATGTGATGCGTTTTAACGCTTTCGGTAAAGCAAAAAACAAAGAGTTAGAACGTTCTGTGGCGGAGCAAAATCAAGTCTGTTTTGCGTGCCACACACCAGACAAACTTCGTGCAAGTTTCTGGGCACACGATACCCACGCAATGAAAATGACCTGTACTAACTGTCACCAACTTCACCCTGAAACGGAGCCGATGAAAGCTACCGAGCCGAAACAACGTGTGAAATTGTGTGTAGATTGCCACAGCCGCATTCACGCAAGAACCACTAAAAACATTGAAGAAGCTAAGGATAAAAAATGA
- a CDS encoding membrane protein insertase YidC has translation MNSNRSLLIMGLLLVSFLIFTQWQQDYDPEIQAQKQAAMAQQQAAQQSSDVPASSNSNSAINQQATQGKTIVLESDVLRLTVDTLGGDVIDSDLLKFNSELNSNTPFALLQNNDKVLYVAQSGLVGKNGIDTNAGRAQYQATADKFVLAEGEETLNVPLVLEKEGVTYTKTFTLKRGSYDIAVNYTIKNETGETLEVQPYGQIKHSLVENSGNFAMPTYTGGAYSSSEVNYKKYSFDDMAKANLSIDTKAGWAAILQHYFVSAWIPNQDAENNLYTRTSNGVGTIGYRGPVTQVAPNSEATIKSNLWTGPKDQKAMEQAANHFELTVDYGWAWFIAKPLFWLLTNIQKLVVNWGVAIICVTIVVKTILYPLTKAQYTSMAKMRMLQPRLQEMRERFGDDRQRMSQEMMKLYKEEKVNPMGGCLPILLQMPIFIALYWTFMEAVELRHAPFFGWIQDLSAQDPYYILPLLMGGSMFLLQKMSPTPVADPMQQKVMTFMPVLFTVFFLWFPSGLVLYWLTSNLITIVQQWLIYRNLEKKGLHTRAKK, from the coding sequence ATGAACTCAAACCGTAGTTTACTGATTATGGGTTTACTGCTTGTGTCGTTCTTGATTTTTACTCAATGGCAACAGGATTATGACCCTGAAATCCAAGCACAAAAACAAGCTGCAATGGCACAACAGCAAGCCGCTCAACAATCGAGTGATGTCCCAGCTTCTTCTAATTCAAATTCTGCGATTAATCAGCAAGCGACTCAAGGCAAAACCATTGTGCTTGAAAGCGATGTGTTGCGTTTAACAGTAGATACCTTAGGTGGTGATGTTATTGATTCCGATTTATTAAAATTCAATTCGGAATTGAACTCAAATACGCCATTTGCGCTTTTGCAAAACAATGACAAAGTACTCTATGTTGCCCAAAGCGGTTTAGTCGGTAAGAACGGGATTGATACCAACGCAGGTCGTGCACAATATCAAGCAACAGCGGATAAATTCGTATTGGCAGAAGGTGAAGAGACGCTAAATGTTCCACTTGTGTTGGAAAAAGAGGGCGTAACATATACTAAAACCTTCACGTTAAAGCGTGGTAGCTATGACATTGCCGTAAATTATACGATCAAAAATGAGACAGGCGAAACGCTTGAAGTACAGCCATACGGTCAAATTAAACACAGTTTAGTGGAAAATTCAGGCAATTTTGCCATGCCAACCTATACTGGCGGAGCCTACTCTTCTTCAGAAGTAAACTATAAAAAATATAGTTTCGACGATATGGCGAAAGCAAATTTATCGATTGATACTAAAGCAGGTTGGGCAGCGATTTTGCAACACTATTTCGTGTCAGCGTGGATCCCAAATCAAGATGCGGAGAACAACCTTTACACCCGTACAAGTAACGGTGTTGGCACCATCGGTTACCGTGGTCCTGTTACGCAAGTCGCACCAAACAGCGAAGCAACCATCAAATCGAATTTATGGACAGGTCCAAAAGATCAAAAAGCGATGGAGCAAGCAGCCAATCACTTTGAGTTAACCGTGGATTATGGCTGGGCATGGTTTATCGCAAAACCATTGTTCTGGTTACTCACTAATATCCAAAAATTGGTAGTGAACTGGGGCGTGGCAATTATTTGTGTCACAATTGTAGTAAAAACCATTCTTTATCCACTGACCAAAGCACAATATACCTCTATGGCAAAAATGCGGATGTTACAACCACGTCTTCAAGAAATGCGTGAACGTTTCGGTGATGACCGCCAACGTATGAGCCAAGAGATGATGAAGCTCTACAAAGAAGAAAAAGTGAACCCAATGGGAGGGTGTTTACCAATTCTTCTACAAATGCCGATTTTCATCGCATTATATTGGACCTTTATGGAAGCGGTGGAACTTCGTCATGCACCATTCTTCGGCTGGATCCAAGACTTGTCCGCACAAGATCCATATTACATTTTGCCGTTATTAATGGGTGGCTCAATGTTCTTGTTGCAAAAAATGTCGCCAACACCAGTGGCTGATCCAATGCAACAAAAAGTGATGACCTTTATGCCAGTATTATTTACGGTGTTCTTCCTATGGTTCCCGTCAGGCTTGGTGCTTTACTGGTTGACGTCTAACTTAATTACCATTGTTCAACAATGGTTGATTTACCGTAATTTAGAGAAAAAAGGCTTGCACACCCGTGCTAAGAAATAA
- a CDS encoding preprotein translocase subunit SecA: MSECPCQSGLCYQICCEPFHLQQSYPDTAEQLMRSRYTAYTQCNIEYIVATTVPNQQAQLDQAAMKQWAETTHWVGLEIVAHTPNISKIHSTVEFKAMFQTPNGIENHHECSLFVKINERWYFVDPTVAQPSQKSPCICGSGKKFKHCCGKSTHFC; this comes from the coding sequence ATGTCTGAATGCCCTTGCCAATCTGGATTATGTTATCAAATATGTTGTGAGCCTTTCCATTTACAACAAAGCTATCCAGACACCGCAGAACAACTGATGCGTTCCCGTTATACTGCGTACACACAATGCAATATTGAATATATTGTGGCAACAACAGTACCAAATCAGCAGGCACAGCTTGATCAAGCCGCAATGAAACAGTGGGCAGAAACCACTCATTGGGTAGGATTAGAGATTGTGGCACACACACCAAACATCTCTAAAATTCATTCCACCGTAGAATTTAAAGCGATGTTTCAAACGCCAAACGGCATTGAGAACCACCATGAATGTTCACTTTTTGTGAAAATAAATGAGCGGTGGTATTTTGTTGATCCTACTGTGGCACAACCAAGCCAAAAGTCGCCTTGCATTTGCGGATCAGGAAAGAAATTTAAGCATTGTTGTGGGAAATCTACCCACTTTTGTTAA
- a CDS encoding large-conductance mechanosensitive channel, with product MSLLKEFREFAVKGNVVDLAVGVIIGGAFGKIVSSLVSDVIMPPIGLLIGGVDFKDLAIVLKEAQDGVEAVTLKYGAFVQNVFDFLIIAMAVFAMVKVINNLKKAPEPEPEKAPEPSAEEKLLTEIRDLLKK from the coding sequence ATGAGTTTATTAAAAGAATTCCGCGAATTTGCGGTAAAAGGTAATGTCGTAGATTTGGCTGTTGGTGTAATTATCGGTGGTGCATTTGGTAAAATCGTTTCATCTTTAGTGAGTGATGTAATTATGCCACCAATCGGTTTACTCATTGGCGGTGTAGATTTTAAAGATCTTGCTATTGTATTGAAAGAAGCACAGGATGGAGTAGAAGCAGTGACCTTAAAATATGGTGCATTCGTACAAAACGTATTTGATTTCTTAATTATTGCAATGGCAGTATTTGCCATGGTGAAAGTAATCAATAATTTGAAGAAAGCACCAGAGCCAGAACCAGAAAAAGCACCAGAGCCTTCTGCAGAAGAAAAATTATTAACGGAAATCCGCGATTTATTGAAAAAATAA
- a CDS encoding protoporphyrinogen oxidase, which yields MKTVIFYLTHDGQTHKIAEKMASELADCTLMNLREHADIAAEQLATFEAIVIGASIRYGHFDPILEQFITKYSTLLNQKKSAFFSVNLTARKANRNTPETNVYTRKLLARIAWQPTIVEVFAGALRYPRYHWFDRVMIRFIMKITGGETDTRREYEYTNWDQVSQFVNRLSKVI from the coding sequence ATGAAAACCGTAATATTTTACCTCACTCACGATGGACAAACGCACAAAATTGCGGAAAAAATGGCGAGTGAATTGGCAGATTGCACATTGATGAATTTGCGTGAACACGCTGATATTGCAGCAGAACAACTGGCGACGTTTGAGGCAATTGTGATCGGTGCCTCTATTCGTTATGGGCATTTTGATCCGATATTAGAGCAATTTATCACCAAGTATTCGACATTACTGAATCAGAAAAAATCGGCATTTTTTAGTGTGAATCTCACTGCACGCAAAGCCAATCGTAATACTCCTGAAACCAATGTTTACACCCGTAAATTATTAGCACGTATTGCGTGGCAACCGACAATCGTTGAGGTGTTCGCTGGTGCATTACGTTACCCTCGCTATCATTGGTTCGACCGTGTGATGATTCGTTTTATTATGAAAATCACTGGTGGCGAAACCGATACTCGCCGTGAATATGAATACACCAATTGGGATCAAGTTTCTCAATTTGTGAATAGACTAAGTAAAGTAATTTAA